In one Bacillus thuringiensis genomic region, the following are encoded:
- a CDS encoding cephalosporin hydroxylase family protein encodes MDTISNEFLNQYYNSLVWLNDTHWLGVPICKLPSDLFLYQEIIYELKPDLIIECGTFHGGSALYLASMLDLIGKGHVLTIDITPQPNRPSHNRITYLTASSVSVQAVQTIVSMRKPDDVILVILDSDHSKEHVSKELLLYKSIVTTGSYIIVEDTSINGNPLLPDWGPGPMEAVDEFLTKNNHFIIDDSKHKFFISFNPKGFLKKIK; translated from the coding sequence ATCGATACTATAAGCAATGAATTTTTAAACCAATATTACAACAGCCTTGTGTGGTTAAACGATACACACTGGCTCGGGGTTCCAATCTGTAAACTTCCCTCTGATCTCTTTTTGTATCAAGAAATCATTTATGAATTAAAGCCCGATTTAATTATTGAATGCGGGACTTTTCATGGTGGTAGTGCACTGTATTTAGCTTCTATGTTAGATTTAATTGGAAAAGGTCACGTACTTACTATCGATATAACTCCGCAGCCAAATCGGCCATCACATAATCGGATTACGTATTTAACAGCCTCTTCTGTTTCTGTGCAGGCCGTTCAAACAATAGTAAGTATGCGCAAACCTGATGATGTGATTTTAGTTATTTTAGATTCTGATCATAGTAAAGAACATGTATCCAAAGAACTCTTACTATATAAATCTATCGTCACTACTGGCAGTTATATAATTGTAGAAGATACCTCCATTAATGGAAATCCACTTCTTCCTGATTGGGGTCCTGGCCCGATGGAAGCTGTGGATGAGTTTTTAACAAAAAATAATCACTTCATAATCGACGACTCTAAACATAAATTTTTCATATCATTTAATCCAAAAGGGTTTTTAAAGAAAATAAAGTGA
- a CDS encoding HAMP domain-containing sensor histidine kinase, whose protein sequence is MKNTELKSYMTILAVLLSIFVIYQFIIQQLFYDHLKRDSIATWGEITARLVEQDPENEAEIMKVLSSHSSHSSKYQEKGTEILKQYGLYEDLDSKFFPHLNNLIINHNQFMMWGLIAFGFLLFVANYMQQKIIFNKISQLTRAAKKIIEGDYSVVINENKEGDFAKLAISFRSMRDIIRKNMHDLLEEKRFLGEMLQDISHQLKTPLSTISIYNEMLLNEKLSREQQAQLLQNNDIQISRMNVLIQNLLKVAKIDAKAISFDKEPGNLVDTTEEVLNRLQSMISDKNILIDWNAPREIVVIHDKLWMQEALLNLLKNAIEHSKPGGKIMIQAKNSPIYTELVIQDFGEGISAEELPHIFERFYKSSSSKKHGSTGIGLALVKAIIEAHHALITVESEKNAYTKFTIIFMKF, encoded by the coding sequence ATGAAAAATACCGAGTTAAAAAGCTATATGACGATACTAGCCGTCCTTTTATCTATATTTGTGATTTACCAATTTATTATTCAACAATTATTTTATGATCATTTGAAAAGAGACTCTATTGCAACATGGGGGGAAATTACAGCTAGGTTGGTAGAGCAGGATCCAGAAAATGAAGCGGAAATTATGAAAGTCTTATCAAGTCATTCGTCTCACTCAAGTAAATATCAGGAAAAAGGGACAGAGATCCTAAAGCAATATGGATTATATGAAGACTTGGATTCAAAATTTTTTCCTCACTTAAATAATCTAATTATTAATCACAATCAATTTATGATGTGGGGATTGATTGCTTTTGGATTTTTACTTTTTGTTGCAAACTACATGCAACAAAAAATTATTTTCAATAAGATTAGCCAGCTTACTAGAGCTGCAAAAAAGATAATCGAGGGAGATTACTCGGTTGTCATCAATGAAAATAAAGAGGGGGATTTCGCGAAACTGGCGATTTCATTTCGTTCAATGAGGGATATCATTAGAAAAAATATGCATGATTTGCTTGAAGAGAAACGGTTTTTAGGAGAAATGTTGCAGGATATATCTCATCAGTTAAAAACGCCGCTTTCAACTATTTCTATCTATAATGAAATGTTGTTAAATGAGAAACTATCCCGAGAGCAACAAGCTCAATTACTACAAAATAATGATATTCAGATTTCTAGAATGAATGTCTTAATTCAGAATTTGTTAAAAGTAGCAAAAATTGATGCAAAAGCGATTTCGTTTGATAAAGAGCCAGGGAATTTAGTAGATACGACTGAGGAAGTACTAAATCGCTTGCAAAGCATGATAAGTGATAAAAATATTTTGATTGATTGGAATGCACCAAGAGAAATAGTCGTTATTCACGACAAATTATGGATGCAGGAAGCTTTGTTAAACCTGTTGAAGAATGCAATCGAACATTCTAAACCCGGTGGTAAAATAATGATTCAGGCCAAAAATTCTCCAATCTATACAGAACTAGTAATCCAAGACTTTGGAGAGGGAATTTCAGCTGAAGAATTACCTCATATTTTTGAACGATTCTATAAATCAAGTAGTTCTAAAAAACACGGATCGACCGGAATTGGATTGGCACTTGTCAAAGCTATTATAGAGGCACATCACGCCTTAATTACAGTTGAAAGTGAAAAAAATGCTTATACAAAATTTACAATTATTTTTATGAAATTTTAA
- a CDS encoding amino acid permease, translating to MNSATNQSTSKTQTTQGKGELRRGLKSRHLTMISLGGTIGTGLFLASGGVIHTAGPGGALIAYAAIGIMVYFLMTSLAELAAYMPVTGSFSTYATKFVDPSLGFALGWNYWYNWAITIAAELAAVTLIMKFWFPDTPSLIWSGLCLAIIFLLNYLSVKGFGESEYWFALIKVVTIIIFLIVGFMMIFGIMGGETVGFKNFTVADAPFNGGIMAIIGVFMAAGFSFQGTELLGVAAGETSDPERNIPKAIRSIFWRILLFYILAILVIGLLIPYTTESLAASDVTVSPFTLIFEKAGVAFAASVMNAVILTAVLSAGNSGMYASTRMLWDLARQGKAPKFLGKLDSRGVPVNALIVTSIVGSIAFIASLFGDGVVYIWLLNASGMSGFIAWVGIAISHYRFRKAYIAQGKDLNDLPYRAKWFPFGPIFAFTLCIIVILGQNYGAFMGESIDWNGVLVSYIGLPLFLVLWLGYKFTKKTKVIPLDKCELK from the coding sequence ATGAATAGCGCAACAAATCAATCTACCTCTAAAACGCAAACTACACAAGGAAAAGGTGAATTAAGACGCGGTCTAAAATCAAGGCACCTTACGATGATTTCTCTCGGTGGTACAATTGGTACCGGACTATTTCTTGCCAGCGGTGGTGTCATCCATACAGCTGGACCTGGTGGCGCATTAATTGCATACGCCGCAATTGGAATTATGGTTTATTTTTTAATGACAAGCTTAGCTGAACTTGCAGCTTACATGCCTGTTACTGGATCTTTTAGCACGTATGCAACAAAATTTGTTGATCCATCACTTGGCTTTGCACTTGGATGGAACTATTGGTATAACTGGGCAATTACAATTGCGGCAGAACTAGCGGCCGTAACATTAATTATGAAATTTTGGTTCCCGGATACCCCTTCTCTTATTTGGAGCGGATTATGTTTAGCTATTATTTTCCTTTTAAACTACTTATCTGTTAAAGGGTTTGGTGAATCTGAATATTGGTTCGCACTTATTAAAGTAGTTACTATTATTATCTTTTTAATTGTTGGTTTCATGATGATTTTCGGAATTATGGGCGGCGAAACGGTTGGATTCAAAAACTTCACTGTTGCAGATGCACCATTTAACGGCGGTATCATGGCAATTATCGGTGTATTTATGGCAGCTGGTTTCTCTTTCCAAGGAACTGAATTATTAGGAGTAGCTGCTGGTGAAACATCTGATCCAGAACGTAATATTCCGAAAGCAATTCGTTCGATCTTTTGGCGTATTCTTTTATTCTATATCCTTGCGATTCTCGTTATCGGTTTATTAATTCCTTATACAACTGAAAGCCTTGCAGCAAGTGATGTAACAGTAAGTCCATTTACACTTATTTTTGAAAAAGCGGGCGTTGCCTTTGCTGCTTCTGTTATGAACGCTGTTATTTTAACTGCTGTACTATCTGCTGGTAACTCTGGTATGTATGCATCAACTCGTATGCTTTGGGATTTAGCTCGCCAAGGAAAAGCACCAAAATTCTTAGGCAAATTAGATAGCCGCGGTGTACCTGTTAACGCGTTAATCGTAACGTCAATTGTTGGTAGTATTGCTTTCATTGCTTCTTTATTCGGTGACGGTGTTGTATACATTTGGTTATTAAACGCATCTGGAATGTCTGGCTTTATCGCATGGGTTGGAATCGCAATTAGTCATTACCGTTTCCGTAAAGCATATATCGCACAAGGAAAAGATTTAAATGACTTACCATATAGAGCAAAATGGTTCCCATTTGGTCCAATCTTCGCATTTACACTTTGTATCATCGTAATTTTAGGACAAAACTACGGGGCATTTATGGGTGAATCAATCGATTGGAATGGCGTACTCGTTTCTTACATCGGTTTACCACTCTTCTTAGTACTATGGTTAGGATATAAATTTACGAAAAAAACAAAAGTGATTCCACTTGATAAATGTGAACTAAAATAA
- a CDS encoding lipoprotein BA_5634 family protein, with protein sequence MKKIISYTVVIAIFIGIGLGVKRYVQGPGQPVDGILVSGTATDVEKVKQEFKDDTKQSIDYKIKYVTTTKRIPLSEEDKKQNDTNEEFEINTTEYAVINSSTAVKLFNKGLLRARKDPNSASIISERVKDKNKVSSDQNLLFSYAGDNFTVDNFENNQLNLNDKIVPAQYVKQQIWIGYVPMNLVILNDQEYNTLSESESIMKLIQFQKRNFDYKNKQEVDKVLQQIDKLSSNNQNKINFVEVQD encoded by the coding sequence ATGAAAAAAATTATCAGTTATACGGTTGTTATTGCTATTTTTATAGGAATAGGATTAGGAGTAAAACGTTATGTGCAAGGTCCAGGACAACCAGTCGATGGGATTCTAGTTAGTGGTACTGCAACTGACGTAGAAAAAGTTAAACAAGAGTTTAAAGATGACACTAAACAATCAATAGACTATAAGATAAAGTACGTCACAACAACAAAAAGGATTCCATTATCAGAAGAAGATAAGAAACAAAATGATACAAATGAAGAATTTGAAATCAACACTACAGAATATGCAGTTATTAATAGTTCTACCGCGGTAAAATTATTTAATAAGGGACTTCTAAGAGCTAGAAAAGATCCAAATTCAGCATCTATTATTTCTGAGAGGGTGAAAGATAAAAATAAAGTATCTAGTGATCAGAATCTATTATTTTCTTATGCGGGTGATAATTTTACGGTTGATAATTTTGAAAATAACCAGTTGAATTTGAACGATAAGATAGTACCTGCTCAGTATGTTAAACAGCAAATTTGGATTGGGTATGTTCCAATGAACCTTGTTATTCTAAACGACCAAGAATATAATACACTTTCTGAATCAGAGTCAATAATGAAATTGATTCAATTTCAAAAACGTAATTTTGATTATAAAAACAAACAAGAAGTAGACAAAGTTTTACAACAGATTGATAAGCTCTCTTCGAATAATCAGAATAAAATAAACTTTGTAGAGGTACAAGACTAA
- a CDS encoding NUDIX hydrolase, producing MYKYTICFIRKSDKILLLNRNKKPNMGMWNGVGGKIEDNETPYEGIIRETFEETGIELSSVTYKGTVVFKGKDEPQANEGMYVFVADLPDEMQMNTPFRTAEGLLEWKEIDWILDGDNRGVVSNLPKYLPTVLTEENKLKHIFTYDNRNIINYTTAYLTEDDTNKRYEKQLVSQ from the coding sequence ATGTACAAGTACACAATTTGCTTTATTAGAAAAAGCGATAAAATACTGCTATTAAATAGAAATAAAAAGCCGAATATGGGGATGTGGAATGGTGTCGGAGGAAAAATAGAAGATAATGAAACGCCATACGAAGGAATAATTAGAGAAACATTTGAGGAAACGGGCATAGAACTTTCAAGTGTAACGTATAAAGGGACTGTTGTTTTTAAAGGTAAAGATGAGCCCCAGGCTAATGAAGGAATGTATGTGTTCGTTGCTGATTTGCCAGATGAAATGCAGATGAATACACCATTTCGTACGGCTGAAGGATTATTAGAATGGAAAGAAATTGATTGGATATTAGATGGTGATAATAGAGGTGTAGTTAGCAACTTACCAAAATACTTACCGACAGTATTAACAGAAGAAAATAAGTTAAAACATATATTCACGTACGATAACCGGAATATTATTAATTACACAACTGCATATTTGACAGAAGATGATACGAACAAGCGATATGAAAAACAACTTGTTTCTCAATAG
- a CDS encoding sulfite exporter TauE/SafE family protein produces MYYNETNLIIADWKNQRHFSHTGKVPFSFIITGGFFMQKLIVFAIIGFFAQLIDGALGMAYGVTSSSLLLMFGIAPAVASASVHLAEVVTTAASGASHIKFGNVDKYTVSRLTLPGAIGAFVGACFLSNLPGDVIKPYISVFLFTLGVYILLRFIIQKQIVASKKRMSAKQLVPLGLFAGFVDSTGGGGWGPITTPVLLARGNEARKVIGSVDTSEFPVSLAATIGFFISLGWEQVSWVWVFALMLGGIVAAPIAAWLVRIVPAHLLGVLVGGLIIFTNIRTLLTTFKVDPTIISLSYVAVGLVVIISIFIAVRNHSNRPNASTAEYPNDQKQMLP; encoded by the coding sequence ATGTATTATAATGAAACAAATTTAATTATTGCTGATTGGAAAAACCAAAGGCACTTTTCTCATACGGGAAAAGTGCCTTTTTCATTTATTATTACAGGGGGATTTTTTATGCAGAAATTAATTGTCTTTGCTATTATTGGATTTTTCGCTCAATTAATCGATGGAGCGCTTGGAATGGCGTACGGGGTAACGTCTTCCTCTTTATTATTAATGTTTGGTATTGCACCAGCTGTCGCTTCCGCATCTGTTCATTTAGCTGAAGTCGTTACAACCGCGGCTTCTGGTGCATCTCATATCAAATTTGGAAATGTTGATAAATATACAGTTTCCAGGCTTACATTGCCAGGAGCAATTGGCGCATTTGTTGGGGCATGTTTTTTAAGCAATTTACCTGGTGATGTCATTAAACCGTACATTTCTGTATTTTTATTTACTTTAGGGGTTTATATTTTATTACGATTCATCATTCAAAAACAAATTGTTGCTTCAAAAAAACGTATGTCTGCAAAACAACTTGTGCCGCTTGGCTTATTCGCTGGATTCGTTGATTCAACTGGTGGTGGTGGCTGGGGTCCGATTACGACACCTGTACTTTTAGCAAGAGGAAATGAAGCGAGAAAAGTTATCGGATCTGTAGATACGAGTGAGTTTCCTGTTTCACTCGCTGCAACAATTGGCTTCTTCATCTCACTTGGCTGGGAACAAGTAAGCTGGGTTTGGGTATTTGCGTTAATGCTTGGCGGTATTGTCGCTGCACCAATTGCTGCATGGTTAGTTCGCATCGTTCCAGCACATTTACTTGGCGTATTAGTTGGCGGTCTTATTATCTTCACAAATATTCGTACACTGCTTACTACATTTAAAGTGGATCCAACTATTATTTCACTTTCTTACGTTGCAGTTGGTCTTGTCGTTATTATTTCTATTTTCATTGCTGTTCGAAATCATTCCAATCGGCCTAACGCATCAACGGCTGAGTATCCGAATGATCAGAAGCAAATGCTACCATAA
- a CDS encoding DNA alkylation repair protein, with product MDNYVPLKFLFSEELAEKIADSICKYDPNFSKKNFVTSVTCKVEGLELKQRIEVIADELQNALQKDFNAAIHILLKTLGPENTTEVGMFTNGYMYMPLAKYVEKYGLNNFETSFNAMYEITKRNTAEYAIRPFLETYHEDTLNILQQWIHDENSHIRRLVSEGTRPRLPWAKKIGALKGDFKYNLQLLEPLMNDTSKYVQKSVANHINDITKEDKELVFQWLQQLRDKQHPINPWIIKHGLRTVIKNGTLPKDFCF from the coding sequence ATGGATAATTATGTTCCGTTAAAATTTTTATTTAGCGAAGAATTAGCAGAAAAAATAGCTGATTCTATTTGTAAATACGATCCGAATTTCTCTAAAAAAAACTTTGTAACCTCTGTAACATGTAAAGTTGAAGGTTTAGAGTTAAAACAACGTATTGAAGTAATAGCAGATGAATTACAAAATGCTTTACAAAAAGATTTTAATGCAGCAATACATATATTACTGAAAACATTAGGACCAGAAAATACAACAGAAGTAGGCATGTTTACAAATGGATATATGTACATGCCTCTTGCAAAATACGTTGAAAAATATGGACTTAACAACTTTGAAACCTCATTCAACGCCATGTATGAAATAACGAAAAGAAATACTGCTGAATATGCCATTCGGCCTTTTCTTGAAACATACCATGAAGACACACTAAATATATTACAACAGTGGATTCATGACGAAAACAGCCACATTAGAAGATTAGTTTCTGAAGGTACAAGACCAAGGCTTCCTTGGGCTAAAAAAATAGGAGCTCTGAAAGGTGACTTTAAGTACAATTTACAGCTTCTTGAACCATTAATGAATGATACTTCTAAATATGTCCAAAAATCAGTAGCCAATCATATTAACGATATTACGAAAGAAGATAAAGAACTCGTTTTTCAATGGTTACAGCAATTACGTGATAAACAGCATCCTATTAATCCTTGGATTATAAAACATGGGTTAAGAACAGTTATTAAAAATGGTACTTTACCAAAAGATTTTTGTTTTTGA
- a CDS encoding iron-sulfur cluster biosynthesis family protein, with protein sequence MNIRITDEAKAAIHRLEREDKKIIRIRGTMTNSCSIFVDVDLIWDTYNADDVVYEDAELIVQMDSFTKDYTGDTVKLDYKTTGFSITTPSETLVYGLSIKK encoded by the coding sequence ATGAACATTCGTATTACTGATGAAGCAAAAGCAGCTATACATAGATTAGAACGTGAAGACAAAAAGATCATTCGCATTAGAGGGACAATGACAAACTCTTGTAGTATTTTCGTTGATGTCGATTTAATTTGGGATACATATAACGCAGATGATGTTGTATATGAAGATGCAGAGCTTATCGTACAAATGGATTCATTCACGAAAGACTACACTGGTGATACAGTGAAGCTTGATTATAAGACGACTGGTTTTAGTATTACGACTCCGAGTGAGACGTTAGTTTATGGATTGTCGATTAAAAAATAA
- a CDS encoding GNAT family N-acetyltransferase, with translation MKLETERLYIVPCTEERIQVANEQGYNSGPHIVGHVGNIKQDADLLSWGAWYVLRKEDDIVLGDIGFKGKPNENQTVEIGYGFIEKYWNQGYATEAVRELIDWAFKTGEVETIIAETLLDNYSSMRVLEKLHMKRVNATETMINWKIEK, from the coding sequence ATGAAATTAGAAACAGAAAGGCTCTATATAGTGCCGTGTACAGAAGAGAGGATTCAAGTCGCTAACGAGCAAGGATATAATAGCGGTCCGCATATTGTGGGGCATGTAGGGAATATAAAACAAGATGCGGATTTATTATCATGGGGGGCGTGGTATGTTCTTCGGAAAGAAGATGATATCGTTTTAGGTGATATTGGGTTTAAGGGGAAACCAAATGAGAATCAAACAGTAGAAATCGGTTATGGATTTATTGAGAAATATTGGAATCAGGGCTATGCAACAGAAGCTGTAAGAGAACTAATCGATTGGGCTTTCAAAACAGGAGAGGTAGAAACAATAATTGCAGAGACACTCCTAGATAATTATAGTTCGATGCGTGTTTTAGAAAAGTTACATATGAAGAGAGTAAATGCTACAGAAACGATGATTAATTGGAAAATAGAAAAATAA
- a CDS encoding response regulator transcription factor, with product MNKKILLVEDDEALGIAIEFSLRNEGYEVIRASSVKEAKHQFVHNTFDLSILDIGLPDGNGYDLCLYFKKKNENSIIIFLTALDEEANVVMGLDIGGDDYITKPFRVRELMARVKVQLRKQASLETPSQILRSENIRIDTNLVKVYKNCESITLTNLEYKLLLNFMKNSHKALKRDELLQQITEGENVFFDENTLSVYIKRLRAKVEDNPQKPQFIVTERGYGYRWSKDVIG from the coding sequence TTGAATAAAAAAATATTACTAGTTGAAGATGATGAAGCTCTTGGCATAGCCATCGAATTTTCATTGAGAAATGAAGGTTATGAGGTGATTAGAGCGTCCAGTGTAAAAGAAGCTAAACACCAGTTTGTTCACAATACATTTGATTTGTCCATCCTTGATATCGGCCTACCAGATGGTAATGGTTATGACTTATGTTTGTATTTTAAAAAGAAAAACGAGAATTCGATTATTATTTTCTTAACTGCACTAGATGAAGAAGCAAATGTGGTAATGGGGCTGGATATAGGCGGTGATGATTATATAACCAAACCTTTTCGGGTTAGGGAACTCATGGCCAGAGTGAAAGTACAATTGCGTAAACAAGCGTCGCTAGAAACGCCATCTCAAATTTTAAGATCTGAGAATATAAGAATCGATACGAACCTAGTCAAGGTTTATAAAAATTGTGAAAGTATTACATTGACGAATTTAGAATACAAGCTGCTATTGAATTTCATGAAGAATTCTCACAAAGCATTAAAAAGAGATGAACTCCTACAACAAATAACAGAAGGAGAAAATGTTTTTTTTGATGAAAACACGTTATCTGTATACATAAAGCGTTTAAGAGCTAAAGTTGAAGACAATCCTCAAAAACCACAGTTTATCGTTACCGAAAGAGGATATGGTTATCGTTGGAGCAAGGACGTGATTGGGTGA
- a CDS encoding ABC transporter permease, producing the protein MIGNYKQLSRRYLKGNKKRTILTLIGIVLSVSLISTIGLFMNGTQISQIENTKKRQGYSFHAVVLNYDESILKKIKYNSQIESFGLMSQGETVQVGEAAVQMNFADDNALEFLKYSIIKGRLPSNDQEVAVDPWVLPYIKENIQIGDSFELNEKKYKLVGFLSDSTYTQENKVGRLLTYKSKFSAREGKILVGISSKANFNEVLEGLKTISGENNINISNELIQLEKPGYNNSIMATLIITISIVVIATIVVIYNAFQISVVERTRQFGLLRSIGATRKQIRQIVLREATFLAVIAIPIGIICSLIALASLQFTFSLLMENSKAVSIFHVDWNILLISSIITLLSVIASSLYPAYFAGKISPLLAISSRLSIKKEQIKKQKNSMVKKPLSIPLSMAMKNVKRNKNRYTITILSIIISSVLFITFSYLMSVAFASKSFDKLSVKSDITIKIEDNNPDHLAESEQVLHQLKSLENISKVYEKKENSFETKLKDVTQSSATVKEIENTIGKRYSITIVNNYQENKTKKEEKLTLQVLAYGFITVISLISSVNILNTITISIMTRRKELAALKSIGMSQKDLKKMITYEALIYGFSGSLQGIFFSCILSYIIYLAISNMLKMTWTIPYEACIITFVSALIISYLSVLNPLKKIQQDNIIDNIREQ; encoded by the coding sequence TTGATTGGTAATTATAAACAATTAAGCAGGAGATACTTAAAGGGAAATAAGAAACGAACAATTTTAACTTTGATTGGAATCGTACTCTCTGTATCGTTAATTTCTACAATCGGCCTATTTATGAACGGTACTCAGATTTCTCAAATCGAGAATACGAAAAAGAGGCAAGGGTATTCTTTTCATGCCGTTGTATTAAATTACGATGAATCGATATTGAAAAAAATTAAATATAACTCGCAAATTGAATCATTTGGTTTAATGTCACAGGGAGAAACAGTCCAAGTTGGAGAGGCTGCTGTACAAATGAATTTTGCTGATGATAACGCCTTGGAATTTTTAAAATACAGTATTATTAAGGGCAGATTGCCATCTAATGATCAAGAAGTTGCTGTTGATCCCTGGGTATTACCTTATATAAAAGAAAATATTCAAATAGGTGATTCATTCGAATTAAATGAAAAAAAATACAAATTGGTTGGTTTTCTAAGTGATAGTACATATACACAGGAGAATAAGGTGGGACGGTTACTAACCTATAAGAGTAAGTTTAGCGCTCGTGAAGGGAAAATATTAGTTGGAATTAGCTCAAAAGCAAACTTTAATGAGGTTTTAGAGGGACTCAAGACCATTTCCGGAGAGAATAATATTAATATAAGTAATGAATTAATTCAATTAGAGAAACCAGGTTACAATAATTCGATTATGGCTACGCTAATTATTACAATCAGCATTGTTGTGATAGCGACAATTGTTGTGATTTACAACGCTTTTCAAATCAGTGTCGTAGAACGAACGAGGCAGTTTGGCTTGTTGAGAAGCATTGGTGCAACACGAAAGCAAATTAGACAAATCGTTCTGAGAGAAGCTACTTTTCTGGCTGTCATCGCTATACCAATTGGAATTATATGTAGCCTAATAGCACTTGCCTCTCTGCAGTTCACTTTTTCACTTTTAATGGAAAATAGTAAAGCGGTCTCGATATTCCATGTCGATTGGAATATTTTACTAATCAGTTCGATTATTACCTTACTTTCTGTAATAGCGTCAAGTTTGTACCCAGCTTATTTTGCAGGGAAAATCTCCCCTTTGTTGGCAATTAGTAGCAGGTTGTCAATTAAAAAGGAACAAATCAAAAAACAAAAGAATTCCATGGTGAAAAAACCTTTATCTATTCCTTTGAGCATGGCTATGAAAAATGTTAAGCGAAATAAAAATCGCTATACCATTACAATCTTATCAATTATTATAAGTAGTGTGTTATTTATTACTTTCTCGTATTTAATGAGTGTTGCATTTGCATCTAAATCTTTTGATAAGTTATCTGTTAAATCGGATATTACAATTAAGATAGAGGATAATAATCCAGATCATTTAGCTGAGAGTGAACAAGTTTTGCATCAATTGAAATCACTTGAAAATATATCTAAAGTATACGAAAAAAAGGAGAATAGCTTTGAAACTAAATTAAAGGATGTAACTCAATCTTCCGCGACAGTAAAGGAAATAGAAAACACGATTGGAAAAAGATATTCCATTACAATCGTAAATAATTATCAAGAAAATAAAACAAAAAAAGAAGAAAAACTTACTTTACAAGTGCTTGCATATGGTTTCATCACAGTCATTTCTTTAATTAGTAGCGTTAATATCCTCAATACTATAACTATAAGTATCATGACTAGACGAAAAGAATTGGCCGCGTTGAAATCCATTGGTATGTCACAAAAGGATTTGAAAAAAATGATTACCTATGAAGCTTTGATTTACGGTTTTTCTGGAAGTTTACAAGGAATCTTTTTTAGCTGTATATTGTCTTATATTATATATTTAGCTATATCTAATATGTTGAAAATGACATGGACAATTCCCTATGAGGCTTGTATCATTACGTTTGTTTCAGCTTTAATAATTAGTTATTTATCAGTCTTAAATCCATTGAAAAAAATTCAACAAGATAATATTATTGATAATATCAGAGAACAATAA
- a CDS encoding ABC transporter ATP-binding protein: MEIVRIEDVVKSYGEGNSRVDALKGINLTIHQGEFVSIVGASGSGKSTLLHILGGLDRPSSGQVFIGENNIYNYSDNELSIFRRRKVGFIFQFFNLIPVLNVQENIALPTLLDNEPVDNPYMDEIIEILGLHERRNHLPSELSGGQQQRVSIGRALINRPHLILADEPTGNLDTQNTKEVMDLLRLTAKKYNQTIVLITHDLKIASTSDRIITIEDGQIISDQWLATNKP; this comes from the coding sequence GTGGAAATCGTAAGAATAGAGGATGTCGTCAAAAGTTATGGTGAAGGCAATAGTAGGGTAGATGCTTTGAAGGGAATAAACCTTACAATACATCAGGGGGAATTTGTTTCAATCGTAGGAGCTTCTGGCTCAGGTAAAAGTACATTGTTGCATATTTTGGGAGGGTTGGACCGTCCGAGTTCAGGACAAGTATTTATTGGAGAGAACAATATTTATAATTATTCAGATAATGAACTTTCGATATTTAGAAGAAGAAAAGTTGGTTTTATATTTCAGTTCTTTAATTTAATTCCTGTATTGAATGTGCAAGAGAATATAGCTTTGCCCACTTTACTAGATAATGAACCTGTAGATAATCCTTATATGGACGAAATTATTGAAATTCTGGGACTTCATGAAAGACGAAATCATTTACCATCTGAATTATCAGGAGGTCAGCAACAACGGGTTTCGATTGGGAGGGCACTTATAAATCGCCCACATTTAATCTTAGCTGATGAACCTACAGGAAATCTTGATACTCAAAATACAAAAGAAGTCATGGATTTATTAAGATTGACAGCAAAAAAATATAATCAAACTATTGTATTGATTACTCACGATTTAAAAATTGCATCAACTTCTGATCGTATTATTACAATTGAAGATGGCCAAATCATTTCTGATCAGTGGCTAGCTACGAATAAGCCTTAA